In one window of Hyla sarda isolate aHylSar1 chromosome 1, aHylSar1.hap1, whole genome shotgun sequence DNA:
- the LOC130297260 gene encoding gastrula zinc finger protein XlCGF17.1-like isoform X2 — MMEKIPLDCWVQLTQPSYNLDDCTGRSEENLISSYYKADDDITQDTYEEHSIIPDTPSALHSQDLSSHPVIPVLSTDPSQAVMQNKSHRWGFGHQKNHTGEKLFSCSECGKCFTGKASLIGDQRTHTWVKPYSCSNWGKCFTHSSLIIEHQITHIEEKQFPCPECGKCFTKNSLLVKHQRIHTGEKPFSCPECGKCFTLKSGLVKHQRIHTGEKPFLCPECGKCFTKKSTLVEHQKTHTGDKPFPCLECGKSFTKKSTLVEHQRTHTGEKPFPCLECGKCFTKKSTLVDHQKTHTGERPFSCSECGKCFSQKSNLVLHQRTHTGDKPFPCLECGKCFTKTSNLVLHQKTHREEKPF, encoded by the coding sequence ATGACTGTAccgggagatcagaggagaatcttatatcttcatattataaagcagatgatgatatcacacaagatacatatgaagaacattccattatcccagatacaccctcagcccttcacagccaagatctctcaTCTCATCCTGTTATACCCGTCCTGTCTACTGATCCATCACAGGCTGTTATGCAAAATAAAAGCCACAGATGGGGTTTTGGACACCAAAAAAATCATACAGGGGAGAagctattttcatgttcagaatgtgggaaatgttttactggtaAAGCAAGTCTTATTGGAGATCAAAGAACCCACACTTGGGTAAAGCCATATTCTTGTTCAAATtgggggaaatgttttactcattcATCACTTATTATTGAACATCAAATTACTCACATAGAAGAGAAGCAATTTCCATGCcctgaatgtggaaaatgttttactaaaaaTTCACTTCTAGttaaacatcagagaattcacacaggggagaaaccattttcatgtccagaatgtgggaaatgttttactctaaAATCAGGTCTTGTcaaacatcagagaattcacacaggggagaagccatttttatgcccagaatgtgggaaatgttttactaaaaaatcgactcttgttgaacatcaaaaaactcacacaggagataaGCCATTTCCATGTctagaatgtgggaaatcttttactaaaaaatcaactcttgttgaacatcaaagaactcacacaggagaaaagccatttccatgtctagaatgtgggaaatgttttacaaaaaaatcaaCTCTTGTTGATCATCAAAAAACTCATACGGGGGAgaggccattttcatgctcagaatgtgggaaatgttttagtcaAAAATCTAATCTTGttttacatcaaagaactcacacaggagataaGCCATTTCCATgtctagaatgtgggaaatgttttactaaaacATCTAATCTTGTTttacatcaaaaaactcacagaGAGGAGAAGCCATTTTAA